The genomic segment CCTCAACGAGCTCCCCCAGTTCGTCACGTCGGTCGAGGAGCAGCCGATCCACTTCGTGCACGTCCCCTCGCCCGAGCCCGACGCCACCCCGCTGCTGTTGCTGCACGGCTGGCCCGGCACCCTGACGGACTTCCGCGAGATCCTCGACCCGCTGGTGAACCCGCGTGCTCACGGCGGCAGCGCGGCCGACGCGTGCCACGTCGTCGTGCCGTCGTTACCCGGCTTCGGTTTCTCGACGCCCCTGGCCGGGCCCGGCGTCGACGCGAGCCGGATGGCGGACCTGCTCGACACGGTCATGCACCGGCTCGGCTACCGCAGCTACGCCGTCCACGGCTACGACACGGGTGCGTGGGTGGCGCTCGCCCTCGGGCGGAAGCGGCCGGAGAACGTCCGGGCCGTGCACGTCAACGCCATGCTGAGCTTCCCGACGGGCGCCGACGGCGAGTTCGACGCACTCACCGACCGCGACCACGCCCGGTGGGACCGCATGCAGAACCACAACGACGGCTACCTGCAGTGCAACAGCAAGCGGCCGCAGACCGTCGCCTACGGGCTGACGGACTCGCCGGTGGGGCAGCTGGCGTGGATCGTGGAGAAGTTCAAGGAGCTGACCCACCCCGAGGACGCGTTGCCCGAGCAGTGCGTCGACCGCGACCAGTTGCTCACCAATGTCAGTATCTACTGGTTCACCGGTACGGCGGCGTCGGCGGCGCAGGTGTACTACGAGGAGATGTCCGCCGTGGACTGGAGCGACACACCCACCGCGCGGGGCACCGTGCCCACCGGCGTGCTCCTGTCCGCCCACGACGTCACCGTGCGCCCGTGGGCCGAGCGCGACCACCACGTCGTGCGGTGGACCGAACTCGACACCGGGGGCCACTTCCTCGCACTCGAAGACCCGGACGCGCTGGTGGGCGACCTGAGGCGCTTCCTCGCGGAGTGGGCATGAGGCTGTCCACGCGCCGCCTCGGCAGGGCCGTCCTCGCGGGTTGGCGGAGGTGTTCGAAACGCTGCGGCCCCGGCTCGTGCGCCACACCGACGAGTCGGGGCGCGAGCTGTTCGACGTCGAGGGAGCCCCGCTGCCCGACGAGGTGCGCCGACACGTCTGCCACGGCGCCGCCGTGGCCGCGACGGTCCTGTTCGACGGCACCGTGGCGGCGAGCTGGACCAGGACGTCGACGAGCGGAACCGCCGGCATCGACCTCTGTCCCTTCCGGGCGCTCACCGGGGCGCAGCGGTCGGCCGTCGAGTCCGAGGCGCTCCGGCTGCTCGCCTTCACCGACCCCGGTTCCGAACACCGGATCACCTGGTCGCCGACCGAGTGAGCGCCCGTTTCAACGCTCAGCGTGCCGAGCCGACGACACCCTGTGCGCACGCGGCGCCCACAGCTGGGATCTGGAACACACCTCGCGCCGACATGGTCAAACGGGACACTCACCTTCGCGCGAACAGAAAGCGATCAACTGTGCAGAACCGACGCATCGCACTCGCAGCCACCGTCGCCACTCTCGCTCTCGGCCTGACAGCGTGTGGCAGCAAGGAGTCTGGCTCCGCCGAGGCTTCCGGCAACGACACGCAGACCACGGCCGCCTCGTCGTCGGCCGCGCCGCCCGAAGCGCCTGCGTCGTCGGCCGCCGAGGAGACAGCCGCGAACAAGGCCACCCCGGGCGAGATCACGCCTCCCGGAACCGAACTGAAGGTCGGCGAGACCGCCACGGTCCCCTTCACCTACGGCACGGACATGAGCGGCACCATCGCCATCACCGTCACCGACATCGAGAAGGGCAGCTCCTCCGACCTCGCCCAGTTCGGCGACCGCGCCAAGGGCCTGGTGCCGTACTACATCAAGTTCACGGTGGAGAACGTCGAAGGCACCGACCTCTCGTACAGCTCGGTGAGGCTGCGCGCGAACACCGCCGACGGCCGCGGCACCGGCGTCATCATCAGCGGCGACGTCGAAGGCAAGTGCGAGAGCGAGACCGCGGGCCGCGACTTCACCACCGCCGGAGCGACGTTCGAGACGTGCGCACTGCAGGCCTCCCAGGAAGGCGTCGACGTGGTGTCGGCCGAGTTCAACGAAGGCGACGACTACCAGGACGACCCGATCAGCTGGACGAAGTGACACGCATTCAAGCCCGCGGCTCACGGTCGTGACTCAAGCGGAGCCTGGCGTCTCGTCGGATGTCGGGCCCAGTTCGTTTGGGCACCTCTGCCGTCGACCAGGCGTGTTGGTGGGCCGCCCGGGGCTCGAACCCGGAACCTATGGATTAAAAGTCCACAGCTCTGCCGATTGAGCTAACGGCCCGCACTGGATTGTAGCGGCGGGCGGGGGAGCCGGGCACACGAGGAGGCGGCTGGAACACGTGCCCCGACGCGCACGCCGTTGTGCGGCGCGGGGCACGCGGTGGGTGCTCCCGAGGGAGCCCGTCAGCACTTCCCGCAGCAGCCGCAGCTCGGCCCACTGCAGGATCCACAACAACCACAACTCATGGCGATCACCACCCTTTCGGGACCTGTTGGTGCCAGTACTTCACGCTATGGACACTCTGCGTGTCACGGCACCACTGCCAGGGTGAATCGACCGATGTCTCTGCGTAACCCGTCCGCGATGCTGATCCACCCCGGGGCCGGACCAGTCGGTCGACAGATGCGTGGGTCGTCTCGGCGCGCCTAGCGTCCTCACCATGACGACGACGATCACGCAATCTTCGCCTCGAACCGCCACCCGGCCGCGCCTGGCGGTGCTCATCGGGAGCGTGCGCGCCGACCGCTTCGGGCCCGTTCCCGCGGCGTGGTTCGCCCAGCAGGCTCGCGAGCACGCCGCGCTGGAGGTGGAGGTCGTCGACCTCGCCGACTACGACCTGTCGGTGTCGCTCTCCGCCGGCGACGACGTCGCCGCGTTGGGCGCCCGGTTGGCCGAGGCGGACGCGTTCGCCGTGGTGACGCCCGAGTACAACCACAGCTTCCCCGCCGGGTTGAAGTCGGCGATCGACCACTTCCACCAGGAGTGGAGGGCGAAACCCGTCGCGTTCGTCTCGTACGGCGGCATGGCGGGCGGCCTGCGCGCGGTGGAGCAGCTCCGGCAGGTCTTCGCCGAACTGCACGCGGTCACCGTTCGCGACACGCTCAGCTTCCACAACTTCTGGGGCACGTTCGACGACGACGGGCAGCCGGTGGACGGTGCGGCCAACACGGCGGCCAAGCAGTTGCTCGACCAGTTGACCTGGTGGGCCGTGTCGTTGCGGGAGGCGCGGGACAAGCGCCCCTACCTGAATTGACTTCGACATTACTGGAGCTTTCACACTGTCCAGATGCGAGAGTCCGAACAACCGTTCTTCGGCCGCACCGAACACCTTTCCCGGGTGGAGCGTGCACTGGCCGACGCCCGTCGCGGCGTCGGCGGCACGCTTGTCATCAAGGGCGAAGCGGGCATCGGCAAGACCACGCTTCTCAACCGGGTGCTGGCCTCGGCCGGCGACCTGCTCGTGCTGCACGCGGCGGGCGTCGAACCGGAGGCGGAGCTCCCGTTCGCTGGTCTGCACCTGCTGCTGCGGCGGGTCGAGGCGCGGTTCGACGACCTCGTCGGCGACCGGGCGGCGACGTTGCGGTGCGCTCTCGGGCTCCGAGGGCGCGCCGACGCCGCCGACGGGCACAGCGTCAACCTCGCCGTGCTCGCACTGCTGACGGCGCTCGCGGCCGAGCGGCCGGTCGTGGTCGCCGTCGACGACGCCCACTGGCTCGACCGGCCGTCCGTCGACGCCCTGCTGTTCGCGGCCCGGCGCGTGGAGGGGTTGCCCCTGGCCGTCCTCTTCACTGTGAGGGACGGGTACGCGCCCGCGCTGCCGACTCCCGGGCTGCCGGAACTGCGGGTGGTGGGACTCGCCGACACCGACGCCGACGCCCTCCTGACCGCGCAGGCTCCGGAGCTCACGGCACACGAGCGTCGACAGGTGCTGGTCGAGGCCCGCGGCAACCCCCTCGCCCTGCTGGAACTGCGGCGCACGCGGTCCGACCGGGCTGCGTTGACGACGTTGGACACCGGACCGCCGCTGGAGGGCACGCTGCTCGCGGCGTTCGCCAGGCGCGTCGCGGACCTCCCACCGACCACCCGCACCGTGGTGCTGATCGCCGCGGCCGACGGGGCGATCAGCACGGGCACGGTGCTCGCGGCCGCGGACCGCCTCGGTGCCGGGCTCGACGATCTCGCCGCCGCCGAGGATGCGGGACTGCTCGCGTTCGACGACTCGTGCCTGCGCTTCGGACACCCACTCGTGCGCGCGGCGGCGTACCGGTCGGCGTCGCTGCCCGACCGCATCGCGGCTCACCGGGCGCTGGCGGCCGTGCTGACGAGCCCGGACGACGCCGACCGCAGAGCGTGGCAGCTCGCCGCCGCCGCGACNNNNNNNNNNNNNNNNNNNNNNNNNNNNNNNNNNNNNNNNNNNNNNNNNNNNNNNNNNNNNNNNNNNNNNNNNNNNNNNNNNNNNNNNNNNNNNNNNNNNGCGTCGCTGGCGGATGCGAGCCACGCCTTCGCCCTGCTCGACCTCGGCCGTGGTCGCCACGACGCGGCCTTGCACCACCTCGACGCCGCGCCACGCGGTGGTGTGACCGGGTGGCTGCCGACCGCCGCGGCGCTGGCCGAAGCCACGGCCCGCACACACAACGCGGACACCGACCCGGCCGCCCGGCACCGCCGCTGGCACCGGGCCCGGGACGCCGTCGACGCGTACGCGCAGGCGACCCGGCACAGCGGGACCGACCGGACCCGGGCCGTGACACTGCGCATGCGGGCGTTGCTCGCCGAGTGCGCGCCCGAGGGCTGCGCCGACGAACCGGACGCGTTGTACGCGCGGGCCGTCGACCTGCACCGGCGGGACCCGCACGCCGCCTTCGACCGCGCCCGCACCGAACTCGGGTACGGGGAGTTCCTGCGCCGTCGACGTCGGACCACGGAAGCCCGTGCTCACCTCCGGACGGCGAGCACGATCTTCGAGAAGCTGGGGGCGCAAGCGTGGGCGGAGCGAGCGCGGACGGAACTCCGTGCGAGCGGGGAGCAGCTCCGCCCGCACGCCGCGGGCTCGTCGGAGCTGATCGCCCGCCTCACCCCGCAGGAACAGCGCGTCGTCGGACTCGCCGCGGACGGACTGAGCAACCGCGCCATCGGCGAACGGTTGTTCCTCAGTCCGCGCACCGTCGGCTACCACCTGTACAAGGCGTTTCCGAAGCTCGGGGTCGCCTCGCGCCGCGAGTTGGCCCGGCTCGGACTGCCCGGCTGAGGCCGCGCCGGCCGTGCCACACTGCGCAACGTGGAGTACCAACTCACGGCCGAACTCGCGTCCCCACCCGA from the Saccharomonospora azurea NA-128 genome contains:
- a CDS encoding epoxide hydrolase family protein, which produces MTEYDDIRPFRIDIPQAQLDDLDARLAATRWPSELPGVGWDRGVPVDYLRALTEYWRTGYDWRRHEAALNELPQFVTSVEEQPIHFVHVPSPEPDATPLLLLHGWPGTLTDFREILDPLVNPRAHGGSAADACHVVVPSLPGFGFSTPLAGPGVDASRMADLLDTVMHRLGYRSYAVHGYDTGAWVALALGRKRPENVRAVHVNAMLSFPTGADGEFDALTDRDHARWDRMQNHNDGYLQCNSKRPQTVAYGLTDSPVGQLAWIVEKFKELTHPEDALPEQCVDRDQLLTNVSIYWFTGTAASAAQVYYEEMSAVDWSDTPTARGTVPTGVLLSAHDVTVRPWAERDHHVVRWTELDTGGHFLALEDPDALVGDLRRFLAEWA
- a CDS encoding DNA glycosylase AlkZ-like family protein — translated: MFETLRPRLVRHTDESGRELFDVEGAPLPDEVRRHVCHGAAVAATVLFDGTVAASWTRTSTSGTAGIDLCPFRALTGAQRSAVESEALRLLAFTDPGSEHRITWSPTE
- a CDS encoding NADPH-dependent FMN reductase, which translates into the protein MTTTITQSSPRTATRPRLAVLIGSVRADRFGPVPAAWFAQQAREHAALEVEVVDLADYDLSVSLSAGDDVAALGARLAEADAFAVVTPEYNHSFPAGLKSAIDHFHQEWRAKPVAFVSYGGMAGGLRAVEQLRQVFAELHAVTVRDTLSFHNFWGTFDDDGQPVDGAANTAAKQLLDQLTWWAVSLREARDKRPYLN
- a CDS encoding AAA family ATPase, which encodes MRESEQPFFGRTEHLSRVERALADARRGVGGTLVIKGEAGIGKTTLLNRVLASAGDLLVLHAAGVEPEAELPFAGLHLLLRRVEARFDDLVGDRAATLRCALGLRGRADAADGHSVNLAVLALLTALAAERPVVVAVDDAHWLDRPSVDALLFAARRVEGLPLAVLFTVRDGYAPALPTPGLPELRVVGLADTDADALLTAQAPELTAHERRQVLVEARGNPLALLELRRTRSDRAALTTLDTGPPLEGTLLAAFARRVADLPPTTRTVVLIAAADGAISTGTVLAAADRLGAGLDDLAAAEDAGLLAFDDSCLRFGHPLVRAAAYRSASLPDRIAAHRALAAVLTSPDDADRRAWQLAAAAT
- a CDS encoding helix-turn-helix transcriptional regulator, with protein sequence ASLADASHAFALLDLGRGRHDAALHHLDAAPRGGVTGWLPTAAALAEATARTHNADTDPAARHRRWHRARDAVDAYAQATRHSGTDRTRAVTLRMRALLAECAPEGCADEPDALYARAVDLHRRDPHAAFDRARTELGYGEFLRRRRRTTEARAHLRTASTIFEKLGAQAWAERARTELRASGEQLRPHAAGSSELIARLTPQEQRVVGLAADGLSNRAIGERLFLSPRTVGYHLYKAFPKLGVASRRELARLGLPG